A single region of the Phaenicophaeus curvirostris isolate KB17595 chromosome 4, BPBGC_Pcur_1.0, whole genome shotgun sequence genome encodes:
- the SHROOM3 gene encoding protein Shroom3 isoform X2 yields MRMLDNINTSLSSSETSITRKGRYIYLEALLQGGAPWGFTLKGGLEHGEPLIISKIEEGGKADSLPSKLQAGDEVVNINEVELSSSRREAISLVKGSYKKLKLVVRRDTHAVKGCTDLSASPLNPDCLTTDFQPSKTSWSGGIKLRLKSRRSETPGRPHSWHSTKLAENQPDPSMMQISQGTLGTPWHQSYHPSSSTSNLSGYEHGYLRRSPDQYSSRGSMESLDHSFPGYHPCHLSPAKSTNSIDQLSHLHSKRDSAYSSFSTNSSIPEYPTPPFSKEHSCSTDSMHSRGGLQEGMRQADIRYIKTVYDAQRGISKEYEVKSSALLPSCEARASLDSHGHGRLHGFSRHSTTPSWAQLGQGSSDSKSQPPKGPPLPPARSDSYAAIRHHERPSSCAGLDLNKLSRSQPKGAWPVFVSTLSQGPLLKTPFGEGQLHTVVEKSPESSPTTKPKQSYSQSAQPGQPLLPTGVYPVPSPEPHYAQMPQPSANNNGTLYPALAKESGYSPPLPSSYDKAVASSTLGFDENGNQSTTNRSAIFYRPPGAERKQDAAAKLLQQKSASTASPEACLTASRKEELLPPYRAARSNRETLSTAQASKHSLQAPQPQPRDASERRNHYQPKEDWEAESQEEKNGNTQINERDAAAHHQWGQSKAKHYSFSSLQNIPESSRRQSSFELKEMQPGESFSNTKLSPSSSSKEEKDHRGPGHKQWSDVDPQDFVRQEEVMSATPFRAAEPKCEEPTSPQHPKTSDFGRSRLSSSSTQSFPYGKPDASKPRCLVLEKVSKFEQREQTTHWPQSAGIPCFGQHYGPSRTSQPSSTRCSLNSLEDMRSKLCEPDQIPSEPGRVSSPSIRNGKLEEADWHPVELQMTASAKQMRPSEYYSLCPENEVQIRAAQLLRSKSTFQLGGEPEKEILWKDNIQDTHGSQMDTSFNRAYRNSIKDAQSRVLRATSFRRISPPFGNTPKKTTQRPASAHVGMRSTAASPHTPKERHSVTPTEGSLSALDYTKTQHISRIGGRRRVTAEQKKRSYSEPEKMNEVGISDGEPSPFSSQKKSIHFVFPENTVADRRKIFERDSKTSTTASLSKPELKQLQQNALADYVERKTGRRPSSQDLGLLRERSHSSYLQAGGPDSQSLSSSSSMNSLQDQNLYRRRESVERICRTGRISATLPAGLMGCFGMNGDEKKGRQDSLVINRPKPERCWDYRAKPELTKGTQTDPVGIQGRPGYGKHEQVFETPSSAKKSGKSVSVEDLLDRYDNQRVPVHVRSRSSPTADKKHQDLLRRESSEFGLMVKDPCDAVSAGARSFSKQERSHSEKMAFPTYYPHPHHSSEAVTGSTTLMDNHKLSELSRPDSRTSALVSSPTEARIHYPEQKQGFKPLFLNLILSASGQSSSSTPSQTPSDFQSAGDDQALRQHHAKRDAVPSEGNGNTQAQSSDAVQDRSPKIPTEEMMWRRKAGLLHRPFPPKVVWAHSVKDNSYPRTVASPPAAGPKFSQRWQSLPTQSSTSSDPETPSPQGTTHLRISESSLQLTPPALLQDDEDDEVFVVSSQPGVIARPSSPPLPSSPLPELSTCTPANCTEEFPPPPPPAVLEGNGAAGDKSTRLTEEAEVSFKSFPKALAEREITRLSTSISENNLPLSPPASKRTCSPSTVDKQHQLPASSERLQSADRQPVTQPEGNHGEPAVIAGESENGSPHSRVLSTAPPVKTKKKSPEDMKSEALAKEIVHKDKSLADILDPDSKMKTTMDLMEGLFPSGTSLLKENMKRKMTQKRASRKAAEEDTREEKEASVTLVACPAYYSVSAPKAELLNKIKDLPEEVGEEEELLDINEKKAELIGSLTHKLEILKEAKEGLLADIKMNNALGEEVELLISKLCKPNEFDKYKMFIGDLDKVVNLLLSLSGRLARVENVLSSLGENANSEERSSLNEKRKLLAGQHEDARELKENLDRRERVVLEILGNYLSEEQLQDYQHFVKMKSALLIEQRELDDKIKLGQEQLKCLMESLPTDFTPRDATAAAALAAALATSAGVSGKTLPAVSSSL; encoded by the exons ctcctcaaCCAGCAATCTCTCTGGCTATGAGCATGGCTATCTGAGGAGAAGTCCTGACCAGTACAGTTCCCGGGGCAGCATGGAGAGTCTGGACCACTCATTCCCTGGCTACCACCCTTGTCACCTCTCCCCGGCCAAATCCACCAACAGCATCGACCAGCTCTCCCACCTCCACAGCAAGAGAGACTCTGCCTACAGCTCCTTCTCCACCAACTCGAGCATCCCTGAGTATCCCACTCCTCCGTTCAGCAAGGAGCACTCCTGCTCCACGGACAGCATGCACTCCCGAGGCGGCCTGCAGGAGGGGATGAGACAAGCTGACATCAGGTACATCAAGACAGTCTACGACGCCCAGAGAGGGATCTCTAAGGAGTACGAGGTGAAGTCCTCTGCTTTGCTTCCAAGCTGCGAGGCCCGGGCCTCACTGGACAGTCACGGCCACGGAAGGCTCCACGGCTTCAGCCGGCACAGCACAACTCCCTCCTGGGCACAGCTAGGCCAGGGTTCCTCGGACAGCAAGAGCCAGCCCCCCAAGGGACCTCCCTTGCCACCCGCTCGCAGCGACAGCTATGCAGCCATCAGGCATCACGAGAGGCCCAGCTCATGTGCTGGCCTCGATCTGAACAAGCTTAGTCGGAGCCAGCCAAAAGGGGCCTGGCCTGTGTTTGTCAGCACCCTGTCCCAGGGCCCGCTGCTGAAAACCCCCTTTGGAGAAGGGCAACTGCACACCgtggtggagaagagcccagAGAGCAGCCCCACGACGAAGCCCAAGCAGAGCTATTCCCAGTCAGCCCAGCCGGGGCAGCCCCTGCTGCCTACTGGTGTCTATCCAGTCCCATCTCCAGAGCCGCACTATGCCCAGATGCCCCAGCCTTCTGCAAACAATAATGGGACACTTTATCCAGCTCTGGCCAAAGAAAGCGGTTACTCTCCACCCCTTCCATCCTCTTACGACAAGGCTGTAGCCAGCAGCACCCTGGGCTTTGATGAGAATGGAAACCAAAGCACTACAAACAGATCAGCCATCTTCTACCGGCCCCCAGGAGCTGAGAGAAAGCAGgatgctgcagcaaaacttctCCAGCAAAAATCTGCTAGCACAGCAAGCCCAGAAGCCTGCCTGACTGCGTCAAGAAAGGAGGAGCTGTTACCCCCGTACAGGGCAGCACGCAGCAACCGAGAGACCTTGAGTACCGCTCAGGCCTCTAAACACAGTCTTCAAGCTCCACAGCCTCAGCCGAGGGATGCTAGTGAGAGAAGAAACCATTACCAGCCCAAAGAGGACTGGGAGGCTGAAtcccaggaggagaaaaatggcAACACGCAGATAAACGagagagatgctgctgctcacCACCAGTGGGGGCAAAGCAAGGCCAAGCATTACAGCTTCTCCTCCTTGCAGAACATCCCAGAGAGCTCCAGGAGGCAAAGCAGCTTCGAGCTAAAAGAGATGCAGCCAGGTGAGAGTTTTTCCAACACCAAACTGTCCCCAAGTAGTAGCAGTAAAGAGGAGAAGGACCACAGGGGACCGGGGCACAAGCAGTGGAGTGATGTGGACCCACAGGACTTTGTGAGGCAGGAGGAGGTCATGAGCGCGACTCCATTCCGTGCTGCTGAGCCAAAATGTGAAGAGCCCACTTCTCCACAGCACCCAAAAACCTCCGATTTTGGGAGGAGCCGGCTCAGCTCTAGCAGCACCCAAAGCTTCCCCTACGGGAAACCAGATGCCAGCAAGCCCCGCTGCTTGGTGCTGGAGAAGGTCAGCAAGTTTGAGCAACGAGAGCAAACCACTCACTGGCCCCAGAGCGCTGGCATTCCCTGCTTTGGCCAGCACTATGGGCCGAGCAGAACAAGCCAGCCCTCCAGCACAAGATGCTCTCTCAACAGCCTGGAGGACATGAGGAGTAAGCTCTGTGAGCCCGACCAGATTCCCAGTGAACCAGGCAgggtctccagcccctccatcaGAAATGGGAAGCTGGAAGAGGCTGACTGGCACCCTGTAGAGCTACAAATGACAGCTTCAGCGAAGCAGATGAGACCCAGCGAATACTACAGCCTGTGTCCTGAAAATGAGGTACAAATAAGAGCGGCTCAGCTACTGAGGAGTAAAAGCACGTTCCAGCTGGGAGGTGAGCCTGAGAAGGAGATCCTCTGGAAGGATAACATCCAGGACACCCACGGGTCACAGATGGACACGTCATTTAACCGAGCCTACAGGAACAGCATTAAAGATGCTCAGTCCAGGGTGCTGAGGGCCACTTCCTTCCGTCGCATCAGCCCCCCGTTTGGGAACACGCCCAAGAAGACAACGCAGAGGCCTGCCTCAGCCCACGTGGGCATGCGGAGCACAGCAGCATCTCCCCACACCCCGAAGGAGAGGCACAGCGTCACACCGACAGAAGGCAGCCTCTCTGCCCTGGACTACACCAAGACACAGCACATCTCACGCATCGGGGGCCGAAGGCGGGTGACGGCAGAGCAGAAGAAGCGATCTTACTCGGAGCCAGAGAAGATGAACGAGGTGGGCATCTCTGATGGGGAGCCATCACCTTTCTCTTCCCAGAAGAAAAGCATCCATTTTGTCTTCCCAGAGAATACGGTGGCTGACCGGCGTAAGATCTTTGAAAGGGACAGCAAAACTTCTACCACAGCCAGCCTCTCCAAGCCAGAGCTCAAGCAACTCCAGCAGAATGCCCTCGCTGACTATGTCGAGCGCAAAACAGGGAGACGGCCGTCCTCGCAAGATCTCGGGCTGCTAAGGGAGCGCTCCCACAGCTCTTACCTACAGGCAGGTGGCCCAGACAGCCAGagcctttcctcttcctccagcatGAATTCCCTCCAGGACCAGAACCTTTACCGCCGGAGAGAGTCTGTAGAGCGGATATGCAGGACAGGGCGGATATCTGCTACCCTTCCTGCAGGGCTGATGGGCTGTTTCGGCATGAATGGAGATGAAAAGAAAGGGCGCCAAGACAGCTTGGTCATTAACCGACCAAAACCAGAGAGGTGCTGGGATTACAGAGCCAAACCTGAGCTCACTAAAGGCACTCAGACAGACCCTGTGGGCATACAGGGCCGGCCTGGCTATGGGAAGCATGAGCAGGTCTTTGAAACGCCCTCCTCTGCCAAGAAATCAGGGAAATCAGTGTCTGTGGAGGACTTGCTCGATAGATACGACAATCAGAGAGTCCCAGTGCACGTACGTTCCAGATCGTCTCCCACAGCGGATAAGAAACACCAG GACCTGCTGAGAAGGGAGAGCAGCGAGTTTGGCCTCATGGTGAAAGATCCTTGCGACGCAGTCAGCGCAGGAGCCAG GTCTTTCAGCAAGCAAGAAAGAAGCCACTCTGAAAAAATGGCATTCCCCACTTATTATCCCCATCCTCACCACAGCAGCGAGGCTGTCACAGGATCCACTACACTGATGGACAACCACAAGCTCTCAGAACTTTCCAGGCCAGATAGCAGGACTTCTGCACTTGTCTCATCCCCGACAGAGGCAAGGATTCACTATCCTGAGCAAAAGCAAGGATTTAAGCCCTTGTTCCTTAACCTTATTCTCTCTGCATCTGGCCAGTCTTCCTCTAGTACACCCAGCCAGACTCCTTCAGACTTCCAGAGCGCAGGCGATGACCAGGCTCTGAGACAGCACCATGCCAAACGGGATGCTGTTCCCTCTGAGGGCAACGGTAATACTCAGGCACAGTCTTCAGATGCTGTCCAGGATAGATCCCCTAAGATTCCCACTGAAGAAATGATGTGGAGAAGGAAAGCTGGGCTGCTTCACAGACCCTTCCCACCCAAAGTGGTGTGGGCTCATTCAGTCAAAGACAACAGCTACCCAAGAACTGTGGCGTCTCCTCCAGCGGCCGGGCCAAAGTTCTCCCAAAGGTGGCAGTCCCTGCcaacacagagcagcacttCTTCTGACCCAGAGACTCCTTCTCCCCAGGGGACAACCCATCTCCGCATCTCAGAGTCAAGCCTGCAGCTCACGCCCCCAGCATTGCTGCAGGACGATGAAGATGACGAGGTGTTTGTCGTGTCTTCCCAGCCCGGTGTCATCGCTCGTCCCTCTTCACCCCCACTGCCGTCCAGTCCTCTTCCTGAGCTGAGCACTTGCACTCCTGCAAACTGCACGGAGGAATTCCCACCTCCTCCCCCACCGGCGGTGCTTGAAGGGAATGGGGCAGCTGGAGACAAATCCACCAGGCTCACAGAGGAGGCCGAAGTGAG CTTCAAAAGCTTCCCCAAAGCCCTGGCAGAGAGGGAGATCACACGGTTGAGCACCAGTatcagtgaaaataatttgcCCCTCTCGCCACCTGCGTCAAAGAGGACTTGCTCTCCATCCACTGTGGATAAGCAGCACCAGTTACCTGCTTCTTCTGAAAGGCTTCAGAGTGCTGACCGACAGCCCGTAACTCAACCTGAAGGCAACCACGGAGAGCCAGCAGTCATCGCCGGGGAGTCAGAGAATGGCAGCCCGCACTCCAGGGTACTCAGCACAGCACCTCCagtgaagacaaagaaaaagagccCAGAGGATATGAAGTCAGAGGCTCTAGCAAAAGAAATTGTCCATAAAGACAAGTCTCTAGCTGATATCCTGGATCCAGATTCCAAAATGAAGACAACCATGGACTTAATGGAAGGGCTTTTCCCCAGTGGAACCAGCTTGCTGAAGGAGAACATGAAAAggaagatgacacagaagagagcTAGCAGGAAAGCAGCCGAAGAAGACAC gagagaggaaaaggaagcttCTGTAACCCTGGTCGCCTGTCCTGCCTATTACAGTGTTTCAGCGCCCAAAGCAGAACTGCTGAATAAAATTAAGGACTTGCCAGAAGAAGtaggtgaggaagaggagctgctggacATCAATGAGAAGAAG GCTGAGCTCATCGGGAGCCTGACCCACAAGCTGGAAATCCTGAAGGAAGCCAAAGAAGGCCTGCTTGCAGACATTAAGATGAATAATGCTCTTGGAGAGGAGGTGGAGCTGTTGATCAGCAAGCTATGCAAACCTAATGAGTTTGACAAGTACAAGATGTTCATTGGCGATTTGGATAAGGTGGTGAACCTCTTGCTCTCCCTCTCGGGACGCCTGGCCCGCGTAGAGAACGTTCTGAGTAGTCTAGGGGAAAATGCCAACAGTGAAGAGCGG AGTTCGCTGAACGAGAAGAGGAAATTGCTGGCTGGCCAGCACGAAGATGCCCGGGAACTGAAGGAAAACCTTGACCGTCGAGAACGGGTGGTCTTGGAGATCCTGGGCAACTACCTCTCTGAGGAACAGCTCCAGGACTACCAGCACTTTGTAAAGATGAAGTCCGCGCTCCTCATAGAGCAGCGAGAGCTAGACGATAAAATCAAACTGGGTCAGGAACAGCTCAAGTGCCTGATGGAAAGCCTCCCCACAGACTTCACACCCCGGGATGCAACCGCTGCAGCTGCCCTTGCTGCAGCACTTGCTACCTCTGCCGGGGTCAGTGGTAAAACACTTCCAGCGGTCTCTTCCTCACTCTAA